DNA from Acidimicrobiales bacterium:
TCACCGGCCAGCTCATGGCCAACTTCCTGTCCAACTCGGGCGGCGCCTGGGACAACGCCAAGAAGTACATCGAGGACGGCAACGAGGGCGGCAAGGGATCGGAGGCGCACAAGGCGGCGGTCATCGGCGACACCGTCGGCGACCCGTTCAAGGACACCGCCGGCCCCGCCCTGAACCCGCTCATCAAGGTGATGAACCTGGTGTCGCTGCTGATCCTGCCGGCGGTGATCAACCTCCAGGACAACGACGGCGCCCGCTACACGGTGGCGGCCCTCGCCTTGGTCGTCCTGGGCGGCGCCATCGCCTTCTCCAAGCGCAGGTCGGGCGGCATCTCCGGGTCGTCGGAGGCGGCGGCCGTCGCCGTCGGGGTGACGCCGGCCGGCCACGCGGTGGCCGGGTCCGACCCGCCGACGAAGCTGGCGGTGGACGCCCTGGACCGGTGGATCTTCGACCTGGGCGACGAGGACGCCGAGCTGCGGTCGCAGCTCCGGGCCGCCCGGGCCGCCCTCCAGTCGGGCGGCAACGGGTCGGCGGCGCCTACTCCGCCCGCGACCCCTGCCGGGCCCGACGGACCTCGAGCAGCACGGGGACCAAGGAAAAAGCCACGATGACGGCGATCACCGGCAGGAGGTACCGGTCGATGTCGATCGCCTCGCCCAGCGCGAAGCCCAGCAGGGTCACCCCGACCCCCCACAGCAGGCCCCCGAGCACGTTGTAGGTCACGAAGGTGCGGTACCGCATCTCCCCGGCGCCGGCGACGATGGGGGCGAAGGTGCGGACGATCGGGACGAAGCGGGCGAGGACGATCGTCCGGGGACCGTGCTCCTCGAAGTACCGCTGGGCCTTGTCCAGGTACGCCTGTTTGAAGAACCGTGAGTCGGGCCGGCGGAACAGCGCCGGCCCGGCCCTGTTCCCGAAGGCGTAGCCGACCTGGTCCCCGGCCACGGCCGCCACGAAGATGCCCGGGAGGATCACCGGGAGGCTCAGCTTGTCGGCGGCGGCGAAGACGCCGGCGGTGAAGAGGAGGGAGTCACCGGGGAGGAAGAAGCCGATGAGCAGCCCCGACTCGGCGAACACCACGAGGAACAGCCCGATGGTGCCGAACGCCTCGAGAAGCTTGTCGGGGTGCACGAAGTCCATCGGGGGAGGCTACAAGGGGCCGATCGGGGCCAGCGGGGCCTGCCGGCACCCCTTCGTTTGACATCCGCACCCGCTCCGCCCAACCTTCTGCTTTCATGCCCAAGCCCCTCGTGATCGTGGAGTCCCCCGCCAAGGCGAAGACCATCGCCGGCTACCTGGGGCCCGAATTCGTGGTCGAGTCGTCGGTCGGCCACGTCCGCGACCTGCCCGACGACCCCTCGGAGATCCCCGCCGCCTACCGGGGCGAGCCGTGGGCCCGCCTGGGCATCGACGTCGACAACGACTTCAAGCCGCTGTACGTGGTGTCCGGCCGCAAGAAGGACGTGGTGAAGCGGCTGAAGGCGCTGCTGAAGGACGCCAGCGAGCTGTACCTCGCCACCGACGAGGACCGCGAGGGCGAGTCCATCGCATGGCACCTCCGCGAGGTCCTCTCCCCCCGGGTGCCCGTGAAGCGCATGGTCTTCCACGAGATCACCGCCCCCGCCATCCGCCGGGCGGTGGAGGAAACCCGCGACCTCGACATGCCGCTGGTGGACGCCCAGGAGACCCGCCGGCTGCTCGACCGGCTCTACGGCTTCGAGGTGTCGCCCGTGCTGTGGCGGCGGATCAAGCCCCGCCTGTCGGCGGGCCGGGTGCAGAGCGTCGCCACCCGGATGATCGTGGAGCGCGAGCGGGAGCGCATGCGCTTCCGGGCGGCCGGGTGGTGGGACCTGGAGGCGTCGTTCACGGCCCGGGGGAGCGCCCCCTTCTCCGCCGCCCTGGTCGTCCTGGACGGGCGCCGGCTGGTCACGGGCAAGGACTTCACCCAGGCCGGCGAGCTCAAGGCGGGCGCCGACGTCGCCCGCCTCGACGAGGAGGCGGCGCGGGCGCTGGCCGGCCGCCTGCGCGAATCCGACTTCGCCGTGCGCACGGTGGAGGAGAAGCCGTACCGGCGCTCGCCCTACGCCCCGTTCATGACGTCCACCCTCCAGCAGGAGGCGGGCCGCCAGCTCCGGTTCGACTCGCGCCGCACCATGCAGGTGGCCCAGCGCCTCTACGAGAACGGCTTCATCACGTACATGCGCACCGACAGCACGAGCCTCTCGGAGGCGGCGGTGGCCGCCGCCCGCCGGCAGGCGGCCCGGCTGTACGGGGCCGAGTACGTGCCCGAGAAGCCCCGCCAGTACGCCCGGAAGGTGAAGAACGCCCAGGAGGCCCACGAGGCCGTCCGCCCGGCGGGCGACGACTTCCGGACCCCCGACCAGGTGGCCGGCGCGCTCGGGCGCGACGAGCTCCGCCTGTACGACCTGATCTGGAAGCGCACGGTGGCGTCGCAGATGTCCGACGCGGTGGGGAACACGGTGCAGGTGCGCGTCGGCGCCACGTCGTCGGCCGGCGAGGACGTGGAGCTGGCGACCAGCGGCAAGGTCATCACCTTCCCCGGCTTCTTCCGGGCCTACGTGGAGGGCTCCGACGATCCCGAGGCGGTGCTGGAGGACCGGGAGGTCCGGCTCCCCGCGCTCGCCCCCGGAGACGCCCTCGACCTGCGGGGCCTGGAGCCGAAGTCGCACACCACCCAGCCGCCGCCGCGCTACACCGACGCGTCGTTGGTGAAGGCCCTCGAGGAGCGCGGCGTGGGACGCCCGTCCACCTACGCCACGATCATCTCCACCATCCAGGACCGCGGCTACGCGTGGAAGCGGGGCCAGGCGCTGGTCCCCACCTTCACCGCCTTCGCCGTGGTGAACCTGCTGGAGCAGCACTTCGGCCAGCTGGTGGACTACGACTTCACCGCCCGCCTGGAGGACGAGCTGGACGAGATCGCGTCCCGCCGCCAGGAGCGGGTGCCGTGGCTGGCCCGCTTCTACTTCGGGGGCGAGGCCCCCGGGCTCAAGGACCTGGTCACCGAGCGCCTCGACCAGATCGACCCGCGGGCCATCAACTCCATCCCGATCGGCACCGACGGCGAGGGTCGCGAGGTCGTCGTGCGCGTCGGCCGCTACGGGCCCTACCTCCAGCGGGGCGACGACCGGGCCGCCGTGCCCGAGGAGCTGCCCCCCGACGAGCTGACGCTCGAGAAGGCAGCCGAGCTGCTGGATGCACCGAGCGGCGACCGCGTCATCGGCGAGGACCCCGCCACCGGGCTGGCGGTGATCGTCAGGGCGGGCCGCTACGGGCCGTACGTCCAGCTGGGCGAGGCCGACGGTGGGAGCAAGGCCGCCAAGCCGGTCACCGCTTCGCTGTTCAAGACCATGGCGCCCGAGTCCGTCACCCTCGACGACGCCCTGCGCCTGCTCACGCTGCCTCGCGTGGTCGGGACCGATCCGGCCACGGGCGAGGAGATCGTGGCCGCCAACGGGCGCTACGGGCCGTACCTCAAGAAGGGGAACGACAGCCGCAGCCTCACCTCGGAGGAGCAGCTGTTCTCGGTCACCATCGACGAGGCGCTCGCCATCTACGCCCAACCCAAGCAACGGCGGGGCCAGGCGGCGGCCGGCCCGCTGCGGGAGCTGGGCGCCGACCCGGCGACCGGCGCGCCGATGGTCATCAAGGACGGGCGGTTCGGCCCGTACATCACCGACGGCGAGTACAACGCCACCGTGCCGCGCGGCGAGTCGGTCGAGGAGATCAGCCCCGAGCGCGCCGCCGAGCTGCTGGCCGACAAGCGGGCCAAGGGCCCGGCGCCCAAGAAGGCGAAGCGGACCGCCCGGACGGCCAAGGCGCCGGGCAGGGCGAAGGCCACGACCAAGTCCGCCGGCCAGGCCGCCAAGACGGCGGGGAAGGCGTCGGGCAAGGCGACGGGCAGGGCGGCCAAGACCGCCAAGGCGACGGGCAGGGCGGCCAAGACCGCCGAGGCGACGAAGTCGCTGAAGGCGGCAAAGGCCAGGGCGGCGCAGGCGGACGGCGGCGCCGGCGGCGACCAGGGATAGTCCGTCTGCCGTCGGCCCGTCCCCTACCCTGAGGCCGATGGCCGAGGCGTCCCGACGGAGGCGGCCGCGTCTGGACGCCGAGGACGAGCCGACGGCCCCGCCGCGGGCGACGCCGCCCGCAGCCGGGCCCGCGCCCGTCGACGACGGGGCGTCCGTGGTGCGGCTGTTCGGGTCGCACATGTTCTTCCGCCTGTGGCTGGCCCAGGTGGTGTCATCGCTCGGCGACTGGATCGGCTTCGTCGCCGTCACCGCCATCGCCGCCCGCATCGGCGGCTCGTCGCCCGAGACGGCGGTCGCCATCGTCCTGTCGGCGCGGCTGGTGCCCGGGTTCTTCCTGGCACCGGCGGCCGGCGTCTTCATCGACCGCTGGGACCGCAAGAAGGTCATGGTGTCGTGCGACATCGGCCGCGGGCTCGTGCTGGCCTCGCTGCCCTTCGTCGACACCATCCCCGGGCTCTTCTTCGCCTCCCTGCTGCTGGAGATCTTCACGCTGATGTGGTCGCCGGCCAAGGAGGCCTCGGTCCCCAACATGGTGCGGCCCGAGTTCCTGGCCAACGCCAACTCGCTGTCGCTCGTGGCGGCCTACGGGACGTTCCCGATCGGCTCGGTGATGTTCGCCTTCCTGGCCACCGTGGCCGCCTGGCTGGCCAACATCGACGCCCTCGCGGTCCTGGAGGTGGACCGGGAGTTCGTGGCCATCTACTTCGACGTGTTCACGTTCTTCCTCTCCGCCCTGATGATCTCGACGCTCACCCTCCCGCGGTCCGACCGGCGGGCGTCGCCCGACGGCGACGGCAGGCGAAGGGTCGACTTCCGCCAGACGTTCCGCGAGCTGGCCGAGGGCGGGCGCTTCATCCGCCACAGCCCGGTGGTGCGGCCGGTGATCCTCGGCATCGGCACGGGGCTGATCGGCGGCGGCATGGTCGTCCCCCTCGGGCCGGTGGCGTCGGCCC
Protein-coding regions in this window:
- a CDS encoding VTT domain-containing protein; amino-acid sequence: MDFVHPDKLLEAFGTIGLFLVVFAESGLLIGFFLPGDSLLFTAGVFAAADKLSLPVILPGIFVAAVAGDQVGYAFGNRAGPALFRRPDSRFFKQAYLDKAQRYFEEHGPRTIVLARFVPIVRTFAPIVAGAGEMRYRTFVTYNVLGGLLWGVGVTLLGFALGEAIDIDRYLLPVIAVIVAFSLVPVLLEVRRARQGSRAE
- a CDS encoding MFS transporter encodes the protein MAEASRRRRPRLDAEDEPTAPPRATPPAAGPAPVDDGASVVRLFGSHMFFRLWLAQVVSSLGDWIGFVAVTAIAARIGGSSPETAVAIVLSARLVPGFFLAPAAGVFIDRWDRKKVMVSCDIGRGLVLASLPFVDTIPGLFFASLLLEIFTLMWSPAKEASVPNMVRPEFLANANSLSLVAAYGTFPIGSVMFAFLATVAAWLANIDALAVLEVDREFVAIYFDVFTFFLSALMISTLTLPRSDRRASPDGDGRRRVDFRQTFRELAEGGRFIRHSPVVRPVILGIGTGLIGGGMVVPLGPVASAQIYGAGSTGFGLLLAALGFGVAAGIVGLSVLQRRVPHEKIFVLAVLGAGASLIAAAFMSEMTLALVFATALGLCAGAVYILGFTILQTNVEDELRGRIFALLYTLVRFCLLLAFTLAPVASRVLDDVSASLFDRSVAIGGLTVALPGVRITLCLGGLIILAAGVIAGRGLLAAGAARSTPR
- the topA gene encoding type I DNA topoisomerase, with product MPKPLVIVESPAKAKTIAGYLGPEFVVESSVGHVRDLPDDPSEIPAAYRGEPWARLGIDVDNDFKPLYVVSGRKKDVVKRLKALLKDASELYLATDEDREGESIAWHLREVLSPRVPVKRMVFHEITAPAIRRAVEETRDLDMPLVDAQETRRLLDRLYGFEVSPVLWRRIKPRLSAGRVQSVATRMIVERERERMRFRAAGWWDLEASFTARGSAPFSAALVVLDGRRLVTGKDFTQAGELKAGADVARLDEEAARALAGRLRESDFAVRTVEEKPYRRSPYAPFMTSTLQQEAGRQLRFDSRRTMQVAQRLYENGFITYMRTDSTSLSEAAVAAARRQAARLYGAEYVPEKPRQYARKVKNAQEAHEAVRPAGDDFRTPDQVAGALGRDELRLYDLIWKRTVASQMSDAVGNTVQVRVGATSSAGEDVELATSGKVITFPGFFRAYVEGSDDPEAVLEDREVRLPALAPGDALDLRGLEPKSHTTQPPPRYTDASLVKALEERGVGRPSTYATIISTIQDRGYAWKRGQALVPTFTAFAVVNLLEQHFGQLVDYDFTARLEDELDEIASRRQERVPWLARFYFGGEAPGLKDLVTERLDQIDPRAINSIPIGTDGEGREVVVRVGRYGPYLQRGDDRAAVPEELPPDELTLEKAAELLDAPSGDRVIGEDPATGLAVIVRAGRYGPYVQLGEADGGSKAAKPVTASLFKTMAPESVTLDDALRLLTLPRVVGTDPATGEEIVAANGRYGPYLKKGNDSRSLTSEEQLFSVTIDEALAIYAQPKQRRGQAAAGPLRELGADPATGAPMVIKDGRFGPYITDGEYNATVPRGESVEEISPERAAELLADKRAKGPAPKKAKRTARTAKAPGRAKATTKSAGQAAKTAGKASGKATGRAAKTAKATGRAAKTAEATKSLKAAKARAAQADGGAGGDQG